In Arachis hypogaea cultivar Tifrunner chromosome 2, arahy.Tifrunner.gnm2.J5K5, whole genome shotgun sequence, a genomic segment contains:
- the LOC112737964 gene encoding bet1-like SNARE 1-1, with product MNSRRDARNSRVALFDGIEEGGIRASSLYSSYNEIDEQDNERAMGGLQDRVSLLKRISSDIHEEVDSHNRMLDRMGNDMDSSRGVLSGTMDKFKMVFEKKSSRRTFSLIASFVVLFLIIYYLTR from the exons ATGAATTCTAGAAG AGACGCCCGGAACAGCAGAGTTGCTCTGTTTGACGGCATTGAGGAGGGAGGCATCCGAGCATCATCACTTTACTCCTCCTataatgaaattgatgaacaagatAACGAGCGAGCAATGGGTGGATTGCAAGATAGAGTCAGTTTGTTGAAAAGA ATCTCAAGTGATATACACGAGGAGGTGGATAGTCATAACCGGATGCTGGACCGCATG GGGAATGACATGGATTCTTCAAGAGGAGTTCTTTCAGGGACTATGGACAAATTCAAAATG GTCTTTGAGAAAAAATCCAGCCGAAGAACGTTTTCACTTATAGCATCCTTTGTTGTGCTTTTCCTTATAATATACTATTTGACTAGGTAA